The Candidatus Dadabacteria bacterium genome has a window encoding:
- a CDS encoding PfkB family carbohydrate kinase: MSKLAIVGTVALDSIETPFESGEEILGGSAVYSCLGASLFTKVGICAVVGGDFPEPHTRLLRSAGVDTGGLEAADGETFRWKGRYSEDLGDPETVFVRLNVYENFKPKLTDRLRNAEFVFLANMDPAVQMEVLEQVKSPRAVACDTMNYWIENSPEDLRKILKKVNILIINNSEALDLSGEKSIAAAAREIMKMGPRTVVIKRGEFGSVMFSDEDVFCAPAYLVEKAIDPTGAGDTFAGGFMGYLSANGAGSASDMKKAVIYGSVLASFTVESLGTESIKTLSKEKFENRFREFMRMSQI, from the coding sequence ATGAGCAAACTTGCAATAGTGGGAACGGTCGCGCTTGACTCCATAGAAACCCCCTTTGAGAGCGGCGAGGAAATTCTGGGCGGCTCCGCCGTTTACTCGTGCCTCGGCGCGTCTCTGTTTACCAAGGTGGGAATATGCGCGGTGGTCGGCGGGGATTTTCCCGAACCGCACACGCGCCTTCTCCGCTCGGCGGGCGTTGACACGGGCGGCCTTGAGGCTGCGGACGGGGAGACCTTCCGCTGGAAGGGCAGGTATTCCGAAGACCTCGGCGACCCTGAAACCGTTTTCGTCCGTCTGAATGTTTACGAGAATTTCAAGCCGAAACTGACAGACCGCCTGAGAAACGCCGAGTTTGTGTTCCTCGCCAATATGGACCCCGCGGTGCAGATGGAAGTGCTTGAGCAGGTGAAATCGCCCCGCGCGGTCGCGTGCGACACAATGAACTACTGGATAGAAAACAGCCCGGAAGACCTCCGGAAAATACTGAAAAAAGTCAACATTCTCATCATAAACAACTCCGAAGCCCTTGACCTGAGCGGCGAGAAATCAATTGCCGCCGCCGCGAGGGAGATAATGAAAATGGGCCCCCGCACGGTTGTCATCAAGAGGGGCGAGTTCGGCTCGGTGATGTTTTCGGATGAAGACGTCTTCTGCGCCCCCGCCTACCTTGTGGAGAAAGCGATTGACCCCACCGGGGCGGGAGACACCTTTGCCGGAGGGTTCATGGGATACCTGAGCGCAAACGGCGCGGGCTCGGCCTCCGACATGAAAAAGGCGGTCATTTACGGCTCCGTTCTCGCCTCCTTTACGGTGGAGAGCCTCGGAACTGAAAGCATCAAAACCCTCAGCAAAGAGAAGTTTGAAAACCGCTTCCGCGAATTTATGCGGATGTCTCAAATCTGA
- a CDS encoding thermonuclease family protein, giving the protein MRNSGILKWFIPLLAAAVLAGYGGLPERIADRETGSETFRVVKVIDGDTVRARDGRGRERLIRYEGIDCPEDGGARFPSDPPGRSATLANAGFVKGKKVEVRFGERRFDTYGRLLGFVFADGKNVGLELVRAGLATVFEAEGQDEALMEEMRSARRSAMAARRGIWGGDGNFPPPPQNAGFIIPQNRAADMTGKRVVIRAVITGAERKRKLVVLKTDGGIEIPVFKNALPNFSHFGIVPHKFYKGKTVLVTGRVRMHKGVPGITVWHPMSIFVEG; this is encoded by the coding sequence GTGAGAAATTCCGGCATTCTCAAGTGGTTCATCCCCCTTCTTGCCGCCGCCGTGCTCGCGGGCTACGGAGGGCTGCCGGAAAGGATTGCCGACAGGGAAACGGGCTCTGAAACTTTCAGGGTCGTCAAGGTTATTGACGGCGACACCGTGCGGGCGCGGGACGGGCGGGGAAGGGAGCGGCTTATCAGGTATGAGGGAATTGACTGCCCGGAAGACGGAGGGGCAAGGTTTCCGTCAGACCCGCCGGGGCGGAGCGCCACCCTTGCAAACGCCGGATTTGTGAAGGGCAAAAAGGTGGAGGTTCGCTTCGGGGAGCGGAGGTTTGACACTTACGGGCGGCTGCTCGGCTTTGTGTTTGCCGACGGCAAAAACGTGGGGCTTGAACTGGTGCGGGCGGGGCTCGCGACCGTGTTTGAAGCGGAGGGGCAGGACGAGGCGCTTATGGAGGAGATGAGGAGCGCCCGCCGGAGCGCAATGGCGGCGCGAAGGGGAATATGGGGCGGAGACGGCAACTTTCCGCCGCCGCCTCAAAACGCCGGGTTTATAATCCCGCAGAACAGGGCGGCGGATATGACGGGCAAAAGAGTGGTCATCAGGGCGGTTATCACGGGCGCGGAGCGCAAGAGGAAACTTGTCGTCCTCAAAACGGACGGCGGGATTGAAATCCCCGTGTTCAAAAACGCCCTTCCGAATTTCAGCCATTTCGGCATCGTTCCGCACAAGTTTTACAAGGGAAAAACCGTTCTCGTAACGGGCAGGGTGAGAATGCACAAAGGCGTGCCGGGCATTACGGTCTGGCATCCGATGTCCATATTTGTTGAGGGATGA
- the mtnP gene encoding S-methyl-5'-thioadenosine phosphorylase, with product MNAVGIIGGSGLYGMSGFDAAQSVEVSTPWGDPSGPLTTGEMGGVPLIFLPRHGPGHTLLPSEINYRANIYALKSLGAGRVISVSAVGSMKEGIKPGDMVIPSQFIDHTKNRANSFFGGGAVAHVSMADPVCHELGAALVTAAKNAGAATHDGGTYICIEGPQFSSRAESHVYRTWGADVIGMTNMPEAKLAREAEMCYATLAMATDYDCWHPGHDAVTVEDIIETLTANVETAKTVIKKTIESLGSGGGCACRLALENAIITQPDMISDETKKKLGVVAERALK from the coding sequence ATGAACGCTGTCGGAATCATAGGCGGGAGCGGGCTTTACGGAATGAGCGGCTTTGACGCCGCTCAGTCGGTTGAAGTCAGCACTCCATGGGGCGACCCTTCGGGGCCGCTGACAACGGGCGAGATGGGCGGCGTCCCCCTCATTTTCCTTCCGCGCCACGGGCCCGGCCACACCCTTCTCCCCTCTGAAATCAACTACAGGGCGAACATTTACGCCCTCAAGTCTCTCGGCGCGGGGCGCGTCATATCGGTCAGCGCGGTGGGCAGTATGAAGGAGGGCATCAAACCGGGGGACATGGTAATTCCGTCCCAGTTCATAGACCACACAAAGAACAGGGCGAACTCGTTTTTCGGCGGCGGGGCGGTGGCGCACGTCTCAATGGCCGACCCCGTTTGCCACGAACTCGGCGCGGCGCTGGTAACGGCGGCAAAAAACGCCGGAGCCGCAACTCACGACGGCGGAACCTACATCTGCATTGAGGGGCCGCAGTTCTCCTCCCGCGCTGAGAGCCATGTTTACAGAACCTGGGGCGCGGACGTGATCGGCATGACCAACATGCCGGAGGCAAAACTCGCAAGGGAGGCGGAGATGTGCTACGCAACGCTCGCAATGGCGACCGATTACGACTGCTGGCATCCCGGCCATGACGCGGTAACGGTTGAGGACATCATAGAGACGCTCACCGCAAATGTTGAGACCGCAAAAACCGTCATCAAAAAAACGATTGAATCCCTCGGCTCCGGCGGCGGCTGCGCGTGCCGCCTTGCGCTTGAAAACGCAATCATCACACAACCCGATATGATAAGCGATGAGACAAAGAAAAAGCTCGGCGTGGTGGCCGAAAGGGCGCTGAAGTGA
- a CDS encoding MFS transporter: MNFTLVTLSNFFFFCNFSSFFLLPVHIRNLGGSESEIGWIMGAFGVTSLLCIPPVSALSDRRGRRPLMAAGALLMAGASALFLFIDGLGWEIFALRLIQGAGFAAFFTSASAAAADMAEPGRVAERLSVFGAFTILSYAAGPAAGEWVMNTAGAEGLIIYASSFGFAAFALCLFVKDENFSPGEPSPRERGRMFTALFTKDRAAILFANLTLAVGLGAMLNFFAVFADESGFAASRFFLTYAATVIAVRILSAKIADGAGGKRVASFALLAVAAALFLVSQTRSDTQAVLFCFLFSAAYGLLYPALGAMMADRAQTGMANAMGAFNMSFSLGINYAAFPLGMVADAFGLRTMFVAAAGVVLCGFLLFSAPRSETAGRER, encoded by the coding sequence ATGAACTTCACCCTCGTAACACTGTCAAACTTCTTTTTCTTCTGCAATTTTTCATCCTTCTTCCTCCTTCCCGTTCACATCAGAAACCTCGGCGGAAGCGAGTCTGAAATCGGCTGGATAATGGGAGCGTTCGGCGTAACATCCCTGCTCTGCATACCGCCGGTTTCCGCGCTGTCAGACCGCAGGGGGCGGAGGCCGCTGATGGCGGCGGGAGCGCTTCTGATGGCGGGAGCCTCGGCGCTCTTTCTCTTTATAGACGGCCTCGGCTGGGAAATCTTCGCCCTGAGACTGATTCAGGGCGCGGGATTTGCGGCGTTTTTCACATCCGCCTCCGCCGCCGCCGCAGATATGGCGGAGCCGGGTCGGGTCGCCGAAAGATTGAGCGTTTTCGGCGCGTTCACAATACTGTCCTACGCGGCGGGACCGGCGGCGGGCGAATGGGTGATGAACACGGCGGGGGCGGAGGGTCTGATAATCTACGCCTCGTCTTTCGGATTTGCGGCGTTCGCGCTGTGCCTGTTTGTGAAGGACGAAAACTTCTCCCCCGGAGAGCCCTCCCCGCGAGAGCGCGGGCGGATGTTCACGGCGCTGTTCACAAAAGACCGCGCGGCAATTCTGTTTGCCAACCTGACCTTGGCGGTGGGACTCGGCGCGATGCTCAACTTTTTCGCCGTTTTCGCCGATGAAAGCGGCTTTGCCGCCTCGCGCTTCTTTCTTACATACGCGGCGACCGTTATCGCGGTGAGAATTCTGTCGGCAAAAATTGCGGACGGGGCGGGAGGGAAAAGAGTCGCCTCGTTCGCCCTGCTCGCGGTGGCGGCGGCGCTTTTTCTGGTGTCGCAGACGCGCTCGGACACACAGGCGGTGTTGTTCTGCTTTCTCTTCAGCGCGGCTTACGGGCTGCTGTATCCCGCCCTCGGCGCAATGATGGCGGACAGGGCGCAAACCGGCATGGCAAACGCGATGGGCGCGTTCAATATGTCGTTCAGTCTGGGAATCAACTATGCGGCGTTTCCGCTCGGCATGGTGGCGGACGCCTTCGGGCTGCGGACGATGTTTGTTGCGGCGGCGGGCGTTGTGTTGTGCGGGTTTCTGCTGTTTTCCGCGCCCCGAAGCGAAACCGCCGGGAGGGAGCGGTGA
- the rsmG gene encoding 16S rRNA (guanine(527)-N(7))-methyltransferase RsmG, with protein MSIKETLAEGCAAMNVEIDGEMTARFEEYARLLVKWSSAINLTAITEPRNVAVYHFLDSLTALRAVKPGSSVLDIGAGAGFPGIPLKICMPSISLVLADSREKKVFFMREVIRKLGLTGARAVKARVGGDGENTGSDFDIAVSRAAGKAPEIARAALPLVKKGGIVLIMKGKNGAREWESEKRSFPEAPAVSETSEEITLPVGGDGRFLLTLRKN; from the coding sequence ATGAGCATAAAAGAGACACTCGCCGAAGGCTGCGCGGCAATGAACGTTGAGATTGACGGCGAAATGACGGCGCGGTTTGAAGAATACGCCCGGCTGCTGGTCAAATGGTCTTCCGCCATAAACCTGACCGCGATAACAGAGCCGCGCAATGTGGCGGTTTACCATTTTCTTGACTCGCTCACCGCCCTGCGGGCGGTAAAGCCCGGCTCATCGGTGCTTGACATAGGCGCGGGGGCGGGGTTTCCGGGCATACCGCTGAAGATCTGCATGCCGTCAATCAGCCTCGTGCTTGCGGACTCGCGTGAAAAAAAGGTGTTTTTCATGAGGGAGGTGATACGGAAACTCGGCCTCACCGGGGCGCGAGCCGTCAAAGCGCGGGTGGGAGGGGACGGCGAAAACACCGGCTCGGACTTTGACATCGCCGTCTCAAGGGCGGCGGGCAAAGCGCCGGAAATAGCCCGCGCCGCCCTGCCCCTTGTAAAAAAAGGCGGCATTGTGTTAATTATGAAAGGCAAAAACGGAGCGCGGGAATGGGAGAGCGAAAAACGGTCTTTCCCCGAAGCCCCGGCGGTTTCTGAAACCTCGGAGGAGATAACGCTTCCGGTGGGCGGAGACGGCAGGTTTCTGCTGACACTGAGAAAGAATTGA
- a CDS encoding tetratricopeptide repeat protein produces MKKKYLSSALMLVIALCGACAKPQGGAGEIPLQSRKDLASSYVRSGDFIEALEEMAGAEKRFPGDKEIHLIKGIAYFGLKDFSSAEKSYEKALELDGSYTKARYTLCGLHLTMNKPDDAIRHCTAAAGDIAYPLRYAAMVNIARAYDMKGDPESAERFFKQSLLVERSNIYSMNEYGKFLANAARHSEAARHFSAALKLAPGHNEARMNLAESLMETGDAAPACAEIEQLLKNRPEPALEHRAQKYARRCELRSPASVP; encoded by the coding sequence ATGAAAAAGAAATACCTTTCTTCCGCGCTGATGCTTGTGATTGCGCTGTGCGGCGCGTGCGCAAAGCCGCAGGGGGGCGCGGGGGAAATCCCGCTTCAAAGCCGCAAAGACCTCGCCTCCTCCTATGTGCGGAGCGGGGATTTTATTGAGGCGCTTGAGGAGATGGCCGGGGCGGAAAAACGGTTTCCCGGCGACAAGGAAATCCACCTGATAAAGGGCATAGCCTATTTCGGGCTGAAAGACTTTTCCTCGGCGGAGAAAAGTTATGAAAAGGCGCTTGAACTGGACGGCTCATACACAAAGGCGAGATACACCCTTTGCGGACTTCATCTCACGATGAACAAGCCCGATGACGCCATCCGGCACTGCACGGCGGCGGCTGGCGACATCGCCTATCCGCTGCGGTATGCGGCGATGGTCAACATAGCACGCGCCTACGATATGAAGGGCGACCCGGAGTCTGCGGAGCGGTTCTTCAAGCAGTCCCTTCTGGTTGAGCGGTCAAACATTTACTCAATGAACGAATACGGGAAGTTTCTGGCAAACGCCGCCCGCCACTCCGAGGCCGCCCGGCATTTCTCGGCGGCGTTGAAACTTGCGCCCGGGCATAATGAGGCGCGAATGAATCTGGCCGAATCCCTTATGGAAACGGGAGACGCCGCCCCCGCGTGCGCCGAGATTGAGCAACTTCTGAAAAACAGGCCGGAGCCCGCTCTGGAACACAGGGCGCAAAAGTATGCGCGGCGCTGCGAACTCCGGAGCCCGGCAAGTGTCCCCTAA
- a CDS encoding glycosyltransferase family 2 protein: MKTVSVIIPALNEESSVGGVVGEIPREKIREIVVVNNGSTDGTAEAARAAGATVIDEPARGYGRACLAGIRHISQDPPETVVFLDADYSDYPSEMPLLTAPIEADGADLVLGSRITGARSSGAMPPHTVFGNKVAGVLLSALFGVKFTDLGPFRAIRFSSLMSLDMRDEDYGWTVEMQIKAVKKGLRCVEIPVRYRKRTGVSKISGTFSGSAKAGVKIARVIARHVFG; this comes from the coding sequence ATGAAGACTGTTTCCGTGATAATTCCCGCCCTCAACGAGGAGAGTTCGGTGGGCGGTGTGGTGGGTGAAATCCCCCGTGAGAAAATCCGTGAGATTGTGGTGGTGAACAACGGCTCAACGGACGGCACGGCGGAGGCGGCGCGGGCGGCGGGGGCGACTGTTATAGATGAGCCCGCGCGCGGATACGGCAGGGCTTGCCTTGCGGGGATAAGGCATATATCGCAAGACCCGCCGGAAACGGTGGTTTTTCTTGACGCGGATTATTCGGATTATCCGTCTGAAATGCCTTTGCTGACCGCCCCCATAGAGGCGGACGGGGCGGACCTTGTTCTCGGCTCGCGGATAACGGGGGCGCGGTCAAGCGGGGCGATGCCTCCCCACACTGTTTTTGGCAACAAGGTGGCGGGTGTTCTTTTGAGCGCTCTTTTCGGCGTGAAGTTCACCGATTTGGGGCCGTTTCGCGCCATAAGGTTTTCAAGTCTGATGAGTCTGGACATGCGGGACGAGGATTACGGCTGGACGGTTGAGATGCAGATAAAGGCGGTTAAAAAGGGGCTGAGGTGTGTTGAAATTCCCGTGAGATACAGAAAGAGAACGGGGGTTTCAAAGATAAGCGGCACGTTTTCCGGCAGCGCAAAAGCGGGGGTGAAGATTGCGCGGGTGATTGCGCGGCATGTGTTTGGGTGA
- a CDS encoding aldehyde dehydrogenase family protein — MKHPLQFESEFPPEGEIAVENPFNGEVIAHVETAGKRHLSGLFETAKALHENRDGWLSVRERAGILERAASIIQKRSDELALQAAREGGKPYNDSKVEMDRAADSAKIAAETIRAEAGRAVPMGGDPYSANRVAFTQMEPAGVVAAISAFNHPLNLIVHQAGAAVAAGCPVIVKPANETPLSCIAFKDILVEAGLPPQWCQVVITDTNEAAEALATDARTDFLSFIGSSRVGWMLRSKLAPGTRCALEHGGAAPALVYPDADMELAAALLAKGGFYHAGQVCVSTQRVFLTREAGRRFIPLFTKRAREMKTGDPALKSTQVGPLIRPGEVGRVHEWVCEAADGGAEIVCGGKPVGNRCYEPTILLNPSASARVSTEEIFGPVVCVYEVDDMEDAIARANALDTAFQSSVFTAGVDTALAAAKKLSASAVMVNDHTAFRIDGMPFAGLRKSGLGVGGIPHTIRDMSIEKMTVFHSPVP, encoded by the coding sequence ATGAAACACCCTTTACAGTTTGAGTCCGAATTCCCGCCGGAGGGCGAGATTGCGGTTGAAAACCCTTTCAACGGAGAGGTTATCGCGCATGTGGAGACGGCGGGCAAACGGCATTTAAGCGGACTTTTTGAAACCGCAAAAGCCCTCCACGAAAACCGGGACGGCTGGCTCTCGGTTCGGGAAAGAGCGGGGATACTGGAACGGGCGGCCTCCATCATACAAAAACGCTCGGACGAACTGGCTTTGCAGGCGGCGCGGGAAGGCGGGAAACCGTATAACGATTCAAAGGTTGAAATGGACAGGGCGGCGGATTCCGCCAAGATCGCCGCCGAAACCATACGCGCCGAAGCGGGAAGGGCGGTCCCCATGGGCGGCGACCCCTACAGCGCAAACAGGGTTGCATTTACGCAAATGGAACCGGCGGGCGTTGTCGCGGCAATCAGCGCCTTTAACCACCCCCTCAACCTCATCGTTCATCAGGCGGGCGCGGCGGTCGCCGCAGGCTGCCCCGTTATCGTAAAACCCGCAAATGAAACCCCTCTTTCCTGCATTGCGTTTAAGGACATACTGGTTGAAGCCGGACTGCCGCCGCAGTGGTGTCAGGTGGTGATTACGGACACAAACGAGGCCGCCGAGGCGCTCGCAACGGACGCGCGGACGGATTTCCTGAGTTTCATAGGAAGTTCCCGCGTGGGCTGGATGCTCCGCTCCAAACTCGCCCCCGGAACCCGCTGCGCCCTTGAACACGGCGGAGCGGCGCCCGCCCTTGTGTATCCCGATGCGGATATGGAACTCGCCGCCGCCCTGCTTGCCAAAGGCGGGTTTTATCACGCCGGGCAGGTCTGCGTTTCAACCCAGAGGGTCTTTCTGACCAGAGAGGCCGGAAGGCGGTTTATTCCGCTCTTCACAAAACGGGCGCGGGAGATGAAAACGGGAGACCCCGCGCTGAAATCAACACAGGTGGGTCCCCTCATAAGGCCCGGCGAGGTCGGGCGCGTTCACGAGTGGGTCTGCGAGGCGGCGGACGGAGGGGCGGAGATAGTTTGCGGCGGAAAGCCGGTCGGAAACAGGTGCTATGAGCCCACCATTCTGCTTAACCCTTCCGCCTCCGCGCGCGTCAGCACGGAAGAAATTTTCGGCCCCGTGGTGTGCGTTTACGAGGTTGATGACATGGAAGACGCCATAGCGCGGGCAAACGCCCTTGATACGGCGTTTCAGTCATCGGTTTTCACGGCGGGAGTTGACACCGCGCTCGCCGCCGCAAAAAAACTGAGCGCGTCCGCCGTGATGGTTAACGACCACACCGCTTTCAGAATAGACGGAATGCCGTTTGCGGGGCTCAGGAAGTCCGGCCTCGGAGTGGGCGGCATTCCGCACACCATAAGAGACATGAGCATTGAAAAAATGACGGTCTTTCACTCCCCCGTTCCTTAG